Proteins from a single region of Eretmochelys imbricata isolate rEreImb1 chromosome 20, rEreImb1.hap1, whole genome shotgun sequence:
- the NFE2 gene encoding transcription factor NF-E2 45 kDa subunit: protein MSDFASCGLQIHRTGSENFAATAGFGVALLEQTLGRAWAGKMPPCPPQQGRARTTLLPAPPVSEPGQQGEMELTWQEIMSIAELQGLDVPNETPYDPAVYTLMHQMAPAANYGHCPVLGDGLVPSCSQPAPVYDRHYLDVMAAPCPRLGMGPVPPMDPPYGYTGMLISSSLDPGPGTTTLGQMSTNKTPSLSGLLSESQGEASGRAEGGRAEGYGPPPPCNAQEDLESDSGLSLNYSDADSMETEGLESSRLRPDYAEMYPVDYGPHYPLLPTLQEASPFALQPPEPFKPQLEKGRAPPRAELACSRDERRALAMKIPFPTEKIVNLPVDDFNELVSKYQLTEPQLVLIRDIRRRGKNKVAAQNCRKRKLENIVQLEQELEQLGRERQQLLRDRCEVDKTLGLMKQKLGQLYREVFLMLRDDAGNPYSPDEFSLQLTADGGIFLVPRSKKLDSGD from the exons ATGTCTGATTTTGCCAGCTGCGGGCTGCAAATTCACAGAACCGGCTCAGAG AATTTCGCTGCCACGGCCGGTTTTGGGGTGGCCCTTCTGGAGCAGAcgctgggcagggcctgggccggCAAGATGCCCCCTTGCCCTCCCCAGCAGGGCCGGGCCCGGACAACGCTCCTGCCTGCGCCACCGGTGAGTgagcctggccagcagggggaGATGGAGCTGACCTGGCAGGAGATCATGTCCATCGCGGAGCTGCAG GGCCTGGATGTGCCGAATGAGACCCCCTACGACCCTGCAGTCTACACCCTCATGCACCAAATGGCGCCCGCTGCCAACTACGGGCACTGTCCAGTGCTGGGGGATGGCCTGGTGCCCAGctgcagccagcctgccccagtCTATGACCGCCACTATCTGGATGTCATGGCAGCCCCATGCCCCCGGCTAGGGATGGGCCCCGTGCCCCCTATGGACCCCCCTTATGGCTACACTGGGATGCTGATCTCCTCCAGCCTTGACCCGGGGCCGGGAACCACCACCCTGGGCCAGATGAGCACCAACAAGACTCCGTCCCTGTCCGGGCTGCTAAGCGAGTCCCAGGGGGAGGCCAGCGGGCGGGCTGAGGGGGGCCGGGCTGAGGGCTACGGACCCCCGCCACCCTGCAATGCCCAGGAGGACTTGGAATCAGATTCGGGCCTGTCGCTCAACTACAGCGACGCCGACTCCATGGAGACCGAGGGGCTGGAGTCCAGCAGGCTGCGGCCCGACTACGCGGAGATGTACCCTGTGGACTATGGCCCGCACTACCCCTTGCTGCCCACCTTGCAGGAAGCGTCCCCCTTCGCCCTGCAGCCCCCGGAGCCGTTCAAGCCCCAGCTGGAGAAGGGCCGGGCGCCCCCGCGGGCCGAGCTGGCCTGCAGCCGGGACGAGCGCCGCGCCTTGGCCATGAAGATCCCCTTCCCCACCGAGAAGATCGTCAACCTGCCGGTGGACGACTTCAACGAGCTGGTGTCCAAGTACCAGCTGACGGAGCCGCAGCTGGTGCTGATCCGCGACATCCGGCGCCGCGGCAAGAACAAGGTGGCGGCCCAGAACTGCCGCAAGCGCAAGCTGGAGAACATCGTGcagctggagcaggagctggagcagctggggcGGGAGCGGCAGCAGCTGCTGCGGGACCGCTGCGAGGTGGACAAGACCCTGGGCCTCATGAAGCAGAAGCTGGGCCAGCTGTACCGCGAGGTCTTCCTCATGCTGCGGGACGATGCGGGGAACCCCTACTCGCCTGACGAATTCTCCCTGCAGCTCACCGCTGACGGTGGCATCTTTCTGGTGCCGCGCAGCAAGAAGCTGGACAGCGGGGACTGA
- the HNRNPA1 gene encoding heterogeneous nuclear ribonucleoprotein A1 isoform X3, with product MSKSESPKEPEQLRKLFIGGLSFETTDESLRGHFEQWGTLTDCVVMRDPNTKRSRGFGFVTYSTVEEVDAAMNARPHKVDGRVVEPKRAVSREDSQRPGAHLTVKKIFVGGIKEDTEEHHLRDYFEQYGKIEVIEIMTDRGSGKKRGFAFVTFDDHDSVDKIVIQKYHTVNGHNCEVRKALSKQEMASASSSQRGRSGSGNFSGGGRGGGFGGNDNFNRGSNFSGRGGFGGSRGGGYGGSGDGYNGFSNEGYGGGGGGGPSYSGGSRGYGGSGNYDGYNNGGGGFGSGSGGSSFGGGGNYNDFGSYNNQSSNFGPMKGGNFGGRSSGPYSSGGGYAGSSSGGSYGGGRRF from the exons ATGTCCAAGTCCGAG TCCCCTAAGGAACCCGAGCAGCTGCGCAAGCTCTTCATCGGTGGCCTGAGCTTCGAGACAACAGATGAGAGTCTCCGTGGCCACTTCGAGCAGTGGGGCACGCTCACTGATTGCGTG GTAATGAGAGATCCAAATACCAAGCGCTCCAGGGGCTTTGGGTTTGTTACATACTCTACAGTAGAAGAAGTTGATGCTGCCATGAATGCTAGACCACACAAAGTTGATGGCAGAGTTGTTGAACCAAAGAGGGCTGTATCCAGAGAG GACTCTCAGAGGCCTGGAGCTCACCTTACAGTGAAGAAAATCTTTGTTGGTGGGATTAAGGAAGACACAGAGGAGCACCACCTGAGAGACTACTTTGAACAGTATGGCAAAATCGAAGTGATTGAGATCATGACAGACCGTGGCAGTGGCAAGAAGAGAGGTTTTGCGTTTGTCACCTTTGATGACCACGACTCTGTGGACAAGATTGTTA TTCAGAAGTATCACACTGTGAATGGCCACAACTGCGAAGTGAGGAAAGCACTTTCAAAGCAAGAAATGGCCAGCGCTTCATCCAGCCAAAGAG GTCGCAGTGGCTCTGGGAACTTCAGTGGTGGCGGCCGTGGAGGTGGTTTTGGTGGAAATGACAACTTTAACCGTGGCAGCAACTTCAGTGGTCGTG GTGGGTTTGGTGGCAGCCGCGGTGGTGGCTATGGAGGCAGTGGAGACGGCTATAATGGATTTAGCAATGAGG gtTATGGTGGCGGCGGCGGTGGTGGGCCTAGCTACTCTGGAGGAAGCAGAGGCTATGGTGGCAGTGGCAACTATGACGGCTATAACAACGGAGGTGGTGGCTTTGGCAGTGGCAGTGGAG GAAGCAGTtttggaggtggtggaaactACAATGACTTTGGCAGTTACAACAACCAATCTTCAAACTTTGGCCCTATGAAAGGAGGGAACTTTGGAGGCAGGAGCTCTGGTCCGTACAGCAGTGGTG GTGGCTACGCTGGCTCCAGTAGTGGCGGTAGTTATGGCGGTGGGAGGCGGTTTTAA
- the HNRNPA1 gene encoding heterogeneous nuclear ribonucleoprotein A1 isoform X2, with protein sequence MSKSESPKEPEQLRKLFIGGLSFETTDESLRGHFEQWGTLTDCVVMRDPNTKRSRGFGFVTYSTVEEVDAAMNARPHKVDGRVVEPKRAVSREDSQRPGAHLTVKKIFVGGIKEDTEEHHLRDYFEQYGKIEVIEIMTDRGSGKKRGFAFVTFDDHDSVDKIVIQKYHTVNGHNCEVRKALSKQEMASASSSQRGRSGSGNFSGGGRGGGFGGNDNFNRGSNFSGRGYGGGGGGGPSYSGGSRGYGGSGNYDGYNNGGGGFGSGSGGSSFGGGGNYNDFGSYNNQSSNFGPMKGGNFGGRSSGPYSSGGGVALGGLLSERGHQNKSLKTTAITPSPIALSGGYAGSSSGGSYGGGRRF encoded by the exons ATGTCCAAGTCCGAG TCCCCTAAGGAACCCGAGCAGCTGCGCAAGCTCTTCATCGGTGGCCTGAGCTTCGAGACAACAGATGAGAGTCTCCGTGGCCACTTCGAGCAGTGGGGCACGCTCACTGATTGCGTG GTAATGAGAGATCCAAATACCAAGCGCTCCAGGGGCTTTGGGTTTGTTACATACTCTACAGTAGAAGAAGTTGATGCTGCCATGAATGCTAGACCACACAAAGTTGATGGCAGAGTTGTTGAACCAAAGAGGGCTGTATCCAGAGAG GACTCTCAGAGGCCTGGAGCTCACCTTACAGTGAAGAAAATCTTTGTTGGTGGGATTAAGGAAGACACAGAGGAGCACCACCTGAGAGACTACTTTGAACAGTATGGCAAAATCGAAGTGATTGAGATCATGACAGACCGTGGCAGTGGCAAGAAGAGAGGTTTTGCGTTTGTCACCTTTGATGACCACGACTCTGTGGACAAGATTGTTA TTCAGAAGTATCACACTGTGAATGGCCACAACTGCGAAGTGAGGAAAGCACTTTCAAAGCAAGAAATGGCCAGCGCTTCATCCAGCCAAAGAG GTCGCAGTGGCTCTGGGAACTTCAGTGGTGGCGGCCGTGGAGGTGGTTTTGGTGGAAATGACAACTTTAACCGTGGCAGCAACTTCAGTGGTCGTG gtTATGGTGGCGGCGGCGGTGGTGGGCCTAGCTACTCTGGAGGAAGCAGAGGCTATGGTGGCAGTGGCAACTATGACGGCTATAACAACGGAGGTGGTGGCTTTGGCAGTGGCAGTGGAG GAAGCAGTtttggaggtggtggaaactACAATGACTTTGGCAGTTACAACAACCAATCTTCAAACTTTGGCCCTATGAAAGGAGGGAACTTTGGAGGCAGGAGCTCTGGTCCGTACAGCAGTGGTG gggggGTCGCACTCGGAGGCTTGCTatctgaaaggggtcaccagaacaaaagtttgaaaaccactgctataaCGCCGTCTCCAATTGCTCTCTCAGGTGGCTACGCTGGCTCCAGTAGTGGCGGTAGTTATGGCGGTGGGAGGCGGTTTTAA
- the HNRNPA1 gene encoding heterogeneous nuclear ribonucleoprotein A1 isoform X1, which yields MSKSESPKEPEQLRKLFIGGLSFETTDESLRGHFEQWGTLTDCVVMRDPNTKRSRGFGFVTYSTVEEVDAAMNARPHKVDGRVVEPKRAVSREDSQRPGAHLTVKKIFVGGIKEDTEEHHLRDYFEQYGKIEVIEIMTDRGSGKKRGFAFVTFDDHDSVDKIVIQKYHTVNGHNCEVRKALSKQEMASASSSQRGRSGSGNFSGGGRGGGFGGNDNFNRGSNFSGRGGFGGSRGGGYGGSGDGYNGFSNEGYGGGGGGGPSYSGGSRGYGGSGNYDGYNNGGGGFGSGSGGSSFGGGGNYNDFGSYNNQSSNFGPMKGGNFGGRSSGPYSSGGGVALGGLLSERGHQNKSLKTTAITPSPIALSGGYAGSSSGGSYGGGRRF from the exons ATGTCCAAGTCCGAG TCCCCTAAGGAACCCGAGCAGCTGCGCAAGCTCTTCATCGGTGGCCTGAGCTTCGAGACAACAGATGAGAGTCTCCGTGGCCACTTCGAGCAGTGGGGCACGCTCACTGATTGCGTG GTAATGAGAGATCCAAATACCAAGCGCTCCAGGGGCTTTGGGTTTGTTACATACTCTACAGTAGAAGAAGTTGATGCTGCCATGAATGCTAGACCACACAAAGTTGATGGCAGAGTTGTTGAACCAAAGAGGGCTGTATCCAGAGAG GACTCTCAGAGGCCTGGAGCTCACCTTACAGTGAAGAAAATCTTTGTTGGTGGGATTAAGGAAGACACAGAGGAGCACCACCTGAGAGACTACTTTGAACAGTATGGCAAAATCGAAGTGATTGAGATCATGACAGACCGTGGCAGTGGCAAGAAGAGAGGTTTTGCGTTTGTCACCTTTGATGACCACGACTCTGTGGACAAGATTGTTA TTCAGAAGTATCACACTGTGAATGGCCACAACTGCGAAGTGAGGAAAGCACTTTCAAAGCAAGAAATGGCCAGCGCTTCATCCAGCCAAAGAG GTCGCAGTGGCTCTGGGAACTTCAGTGGTGGCGGCCGTGGAGGTGGTTTTGGTGGAAATGACAACTTTAACCGTGGCAGCAACTTCAGTGGTCGTG GTGGGTTTGGTGGCAGCCGCGGTGGTGGCTATGGAGGCAGTGGAGACGGCTATAATGGATTTAGCAATGAGG gtTATGGTGGCGGCGGCGGTGGTGGGCCTAGCTACTCTGGAGGAAGCAGAGGCTATGGTGGCAGTGGCAACTATGACGGCTATAACAACGGAGGTGGTGGCTTTGGCAGTGGCAGTGGAG GAAGCAGTtttggaggtggtggaaactACAATGACTTTGGCAGTTACAACAACCAATCTTCAAACTTTGGCCCTATGAAAGGAGGGAACTTTGGAGGCAGGAGCTCTGGTCCGTACAGCAGTGGTG gggggGTCGCACTCGGAGGCTTGCTatctgaaaggggtcaccagaacaaaagtttgaaaaccactgctataaCGCCGTCTCCAATTGCTCTCTCAGGTGGCTACGCTGGCTCCAGTAGTGGCGGTAGTTATGGCGGTGGGAGGCGGTTTTAA